In a single window of the Oscillatoria sp. FACHB-1407 genome:
- a CDS encoding peptidylprolyl isomerase — MRIRQWFMTALLIGAVLLGGCSFQGSTPVASPSPESTTAQTSPTPSATPTPANSPNSAVSGLRRLQGKATVEMVVKGSPITIEVDGDNAPVTAGNFVDLVSQGVYDGLAFHRVIRQPEPFVVQGGDPQSKDPSFPIAQLGTGGYTDPTTNAERYIPLEIKPEGATEPVYGQPISEPPVLRHERGAVAMARSQFPDSASSQFYFALANLAFLDGSYAVFGKVTAGMDVVDQIQQGDRIETARVTTGLENLQPAQ; from the coding sequence ATGCGAATTCGTCAATGGTTTATGACTGCCCTGCTGATAGGGGCTGTATTGCTGGGTGGATGCTCCTTTCAGGGCAGCACACCTGTGGCGAGTCCTTCTCCTGAGTCAACTACGGCTCAGACCTCGCCCACTCCGTCGGCAACCCCTACACCTGCTAACTCGCCAAACTCCGCTGTTTCGGGATTACGCCGTTTGCAGGGAAAAGCGACGGTGGAAATGGTCGTCAAGGGTTCACCGATCACGATTGAGGTGGATGGAGACAATGCCCCTGTTACGGCGGGTAATTTTGTTGATTTAGTCAGCCAGGGCGTATACGACGGGTTAGCATTTCATCGCGTGATTCGGCAGCCAGAACCCTTTGTGGTGCAGGGGGGCGACCCTCAAAGCAAAGACCCTAGCTTCCCGATCGCCCAACTAGGAACGGGTGGTTACACCGATCCAACCACAAACGCAGAGCGATATATTCCCCTGGAAATTAAACCAGAGGGTGCAACAGAGCCAGTCTATGGTCAACCGATCTCTGAGCCTCCGGTTTTAAGACATGAACGGGGCGCAGTGGCAATGGCGCGATCGCAATTTCCCGACTCCGCTTCCTCCCAGTTTTACTTTGCCTTAGCGAACTTAGCCTTTCTGGACGGCAGTTACGCTGTCTTCGGCAAAGTTACAGCCGGAATGGATGTTGTTGATCAGATTCAACAGGGCGATCGCATCGAGACTGCAAGAGTGACAACTGGGTTGGAGAATTTGCAACCCGCTCAGTAG
- a CDS encoding ammonium transporter, producing MYRWLQPIAQNVLDSARLIFNRSYSVKNWRFCALIAVGLVFAWSSAAIAQEALPNEIPFEIEVILDTIWVVIAGCLVFFMNAGFCMLETGFCRSKNAVNLLAKNLIVFALSTLAYWIIGFAIMFGDGTGFFGTSGFLLQGADNSPLTGDNYQGIFSSLSWASVPLSVKFFFQLAFAGTAATIVSGAVAERIKFVAFLVFSLLLVGISYPITGHWIWGGGWLAKLGFWDFAGSTVVHSVGGWSGLVGALLLGSRLGRYKESGGIAMPGHNLSLSTLGCLILWLGWFGFNPGSTMAADPSAIGHILLTTNTAGAVGGLAATLTSWIYLGKPDLSMIINGILAGLVGVTAGCAYVNIGSSFLIGLIAGVLVVFSVTIIDSLKVDDPVGAISVHLVCGVWGTLAVGLFSVGPGVYSWYGEGAGPAMGVLLGGGIQQLFIQLIGIIAVGGFSSLFSLGAWLAIKATLGIRVSPGEELRGLDISEHGMEAYTGLVELRKG from the coding sequence ATGTATAGGTGGTTGCAGCCAATTGCTCAGAATGTTTTGGACTCTGCCAGACTGATTTTCAATCGGTCTTATTCCGTGAAAAACTGGCGGTTTTGTGCGTTAATTGCGGTAGGACTCGTATTTGCTTGGAGCAGTGCAGCGATCGCCCAGGAAGCTCTTCCAAACGAGATTCCGTTTGAAATTGAAGTCATTCTAGATACGATTTGGGTTGTTATTGCAGGCTGCCTCGTATTCTTTATGAATGCTGGGTTTTGTATGCTAGAAACTGGTTTTTGCCGCAGCAAAAACGCAGTCAACCTGTTAGCTAAAAACCTGATCGTTTTTGCCCTATCTACTTTGGCATATTGGATTATTGGCTTTGCCATCATGTTTGGAGATGGCACGGGTTTCTTTGGCACCTCAGGCTTTTTACTCCAGGGAGCAGACAACAGCCCCTTGACCGGGGATAACTATCAAGGCATATTTAGCTCATTAAGTTGGGCAAGTGTTCCACTTTCAGTCAAGTTTTTCTTTCAACTGGCATTTGCTGGAACAGCCGCTACCATCGTGTCAGGAGCCGTTGCTGAGCGGATCAAGTTTGTAGCGTTTCTGGTCTTTAGCCTCCTGTTGGTCGGCATTTCCTATCCCATCACTGGACATTGGATCTGGGGTGGAGGCTGGTTAGCAAAACTTGGCTTTTGGGATTTTGCAGGCTCCACGGTAGTTCACTCCGTTGGAGGTTGGTCGGGGCTCGTGGGTGCTCTGTTATTGGGATCAAGGCTTGGTCGTTATAAGGAAAGCGGTGGCATTGCGATGCCCGGTCATAACCTCAGCCTCTCGACTCTGGGATGTTTGATTCTATGGTTGGGTTGGTTTGGATTTAATCCAGGCTCAACCATGGCGGCTGATCCCTCTGCGATTGGGCACATTCTACTAACCACCAATACAGCTGGAGCAGTGGGCGGTCTTGCCGCAACCCTGACCTCCTGGATTTATTTAGGTAAACCTGACCTATCCATGATTATCAATGGCATTTTGGCAGGTCTGGTGGGCGTTACGGCTGGCTGTGCCTATGTCAACATCGGTAGTTCTTTCCTGATTGGCTTAATCGCTGGGGTGCTGGTTGTATTCTCAGTAACCATCATCGACAGCTTGAAGGTAGACGACCCAGTTGGCGCGATTTCTGTCCACCTAGTGTGTGGCGTCTGGGGAACCTTAGCCGTTGGGTTATTTAGTGTCGGACCGGGGGTCTACTCCTGGTATGGCGAAGGAGCAGGTCCAGCCATGGGAGTACTGCTGGGTGGCGGTATCCAACAACTCTTCATCCAACTGATCGGCATTATTGCTGTGGGTGGGTTCAGTTCCCTCTTTAGTCTCGGAGCATGGCTAGCTATCAAGGCAACACTGGGTATTCGTGTTTCACCCGGTGAGGAGCTGCGAGGGTTGGATATCAGTGAACACGGAATGGAAGCCTATACCGGATTAGTGGAGCTGAGAAAAGGTTAA
- a CDS encoding photosystem I assembly protein Ycf4, protein MTASTTSTENYLLRQRVIGARRFSNYWWATIISLGASGFLLSSVSSYLHVNLLPFTDATELIFVPQGLVMGLYGAAGLLLSLYLWLIILWDVGGGYNEFNRETGTVKIFRWGFPGKNRRIELDHKIEDVQAVNVTVREGLNPRRALYLRIKGKGDIPLTRVGQPMALSELETQGAELARFLRVPLEGL, encoded by the coding sequence ATGACTGCATCGACTACATCCACTGAGAATTATTTATTGCGCCAACGAGTAATCGGTGCTCGTCGTTTTAGCAACTATTGGTGGGCAACCATTATTTCACTGGGAGCCTCTGGCTTCTTGCTGTCCAGCGTTTCCAGCTATTTGCATGTCAATCTTTTGCCCTTTACGGATGCAACGGAATTGATTTTTGTCCCTCAAGGTTTGGTAATGGGGCTTTACGGAGCGGCGGGTTTACTGCTGTCTCTGTATTTGTGGCTGATTATCCTGTGGGATGTTGGGGGCGGGTATAACGAATTTAATCGGGAGACAGGAACGGTAAAGATTTTTCGGTGGGGATTTCCTGGAAAGAATCGCCGCATTGAGCTAGACCACAAAATTGAAGACGTTCAAGCGGTGAATGTGACAGTTCGGGAAGGGTTGAACCCACGTCGTGCGCTGTACTTGCGAATCAAAGGGAAAGGCGATATCCCTCTAACTCGTGTGGGGCAGCCAATGGCGTTGTCGGAATTAGAGACTCAAGGTGCAGAACTCGCTCGGTTTTTGAGAGTTCCCCTGGAAGGGCTGTAG
- a CDS encoding response regulator: MADSQRLVLMIQPNRLQGLIWQAVLKSQRLAVIWESPETNLEENLTQLQQAGLALPDLLLVDVRLRDFNPYAFCRWCRDHCPDIKVVLVNASKKEIIPSERQWAVLQGAADLLPAFDPDNLVTTVADGVKRVLKILDEQALDNGSLISVLLNIKRELERRANSADVSVSNGKAVRNSTPDTAIAPPLTPEEPSGPLSKLKDNRSIISKFINQNPPPPSPQKRLNSNGHNHNGAVDIDAEAVLSDEDLPTDDPPPTRMYRGRKY; this comes from the coding sequence ATGGCTGACTCGCAACGTTTAGTGTTAATGATTCAACCCAATCGGCTTCAAGGGCTGATATGGCAAGCCGTCTTGAAGTCCCAACGCCTTGCCGTGATTTGGGAATCACCGGAGACTAACTTAGAAGAAAATCTGACCCAATTGCAGCAGGCAGGGTTAGCATTACCCGATTTGCTATTGGTGGACGTTAGGCTCCGTGATTTCAACCCCTATGCTTTTTGTCGCTGGTGTCGCGACCATTGCCCTGACATCAAGGTTGTGCTGGTCAATGCCTCTAAAAAAGAGATCATTCCCTCTGAGCGACAGTGGGCGGTGTTGCAGGGGGCAGCTGACCTGTTGCCCGCTTTTGACCCAGACAATTTGGTCACAACGGTTGCCGACGGGGTGAAGCGGGTTCTCAAGATTTTGGATGAACAAGCGTTGGATAACGGGTCGCTGATCTCAGTATTGCTCAACATCAAGCGTGAGCTAGAACGCCGAGCCAACAGTGCCGACGTGTCGGTGAGCAATGGCAAAGCAGTGCGAAACAGTACTCCTGATACGGCGATCGCCCCTCCCCTTACTCCAGAAGAACCATCCGGTCCTTTGAGTAAATTGAAGGACAATCGCTCCATCATCTCCAAATTTATCAATCAAAATCCACCGCCTCCTTCTCCCCAAAAACGGCTCAATTCCAATGGGCATAACCACAATGGGGCGGTTGATATCGATGCTGAGGCAGTCTTATCGGATGAGGATCTGCCAACCGATGACCCACCTCCAACCCGGATGTATCGGGGCAGGAAGTATTAG